Proteins encoded together in one Psychrobacter sp. 28M-43 window:
- the fadB gene encoding fatty acid oxidation complex subunit alpha FadB: MVYQGNRITVTMLEDGIANMQYNAENESVNKFDAETNKQFGEAVSALEKADNVKGLIVTSAKGVFIAGADITEFVGSFKKSESEIKDWVVHVNDAFNRFEDLPFPKVAAINGAAMGGGCEMTLVCEYRVMSDKAIIGLPETQLGIFPGFGGTVRSTRIIGIDNALELIATGSPKKALAALKLGLVDATVPADDLQDAAIDLVRKCISGELDWKAKREEKLAPVKLNQLEQAMAFNSAKGAIFAKANPKQYPAPAIAIETIEKHVNLSRDKAIEVEAAGFAKAAKTPQAESLVGLFLNDQLVKKLAKKHSKQAHDISEAAVLGAGIMGGGIAYQAASKGLPIIMKDIKSEQLDLGMGEASKLLGKMVERGKMTPAKMGETLSRIRPTLNYGDFAETDIVIEAVVENPNVKRAVLKEVEGLVKDDCILASNTSTISITFLAEALERPENFVGMHFFNPVHRMPLVEVIRGEKSSEEAIATTVALASKMGKVPVVVNDCPGFLVNRVLFPYFGAFDLLLKQGADFAHVDKVMEKFGWPMGPAYLIDVVGLDTGVHGAAVMADGFPDRMKPDYKGAIQHLYDNERLGQKNGIGFYKYEMDKRGKPKKVADEATYELLKATTDSEKQTFDDQAIIDRTMIAFCNETVRCLEDNIVSTPSEADMAMIMGVGFPPFRGGPCRYVDQMGLDNYLALCEKYAHLGKAYEAPQKIRDMAAAGETFYATA; this comes from the coding sequence ATGGTATACCAAGGAAATCGCATCACGGTGACAATGCTAGAGGATGGCATCGCCAACATGCAGTACAACGCCGAAAATGAGAGCGTGAACAAATTTGATGCCGAAACCAACAAACAGTTTGGTGAAGCAGTTAGTGCGTTAGAAAAAGCCGACAACGTAAAAGGTCTTATCGTTACTTCAGCCAAAGGCGTGTTTATCGCTGGTGCTGATATCACAGAATTCGTCGGTTCTTTCAAAAAATCAGAAAGCGAGATCAAAGATTGGGTCGTTCATGTTAATGACGCTTTCAATCGTTTTGAAGACCTACCATTCCCTAAAGTTGCGGCTATCAATGGCGCGGCGATGGGCGGCGGTTGTGAAATGACTTTGGTTTGTGAATACCGTGTCATGAGTGACAAAGCCATCATCGGTTTGCCAGAAACTCAGCTAGGTATCTTCCCAGGTTTCGGCGGTACAGTTCGTAGTACGCGTATCATCGGTATCGATAACGCACTTGAGCTGATCGCGACTGGTAGCCCAAAGAAAGCATTGGCAGCATTGAAGCTAGGCTTGGTTGACGCGACTGTACCTGCTGATGACTTACAAGATGCAGCAATTGATCTAGTCAGAAAATGTATCTCAGGTGAGCTTGATTGGAAAGCAAAACGTGAAGAAAAACTGGCTCCAGTTAAGCTAAACCAGCTTGAGCAAGCAATGGCGTTCAACAGTGCTAAAGGTGCTATTTTCGCTAAAGCCAATCCTAAGCAATACCCAGCACCAGCAATCGCTATCGAAACGATTGAAAAGCACGTTAATTTATCACGTGACAAAGCAATCGAAGTAGAAGCTGCTGGTTTTGCAAAAGCCGCTAAGACGCCACAAGCAGAAAGCTTGGTTGGTCTATTCTTAAACGATCAGCTAGTCAAAAAACTGGCCAAAAAACACAGCAAACAAGCACATGACATCAGCGAAGCCGCTGTATTAGGCGCTGGTATCATGGGTGGCGGTATCGCTTATCAAGCAGCCAGCAAAGGCTTGCCAATCATCATGAAAGATATCAAGTCTGAGCAATTAGATCTTGGTATGGGCGAAGCAAGCAAACTGCTTGGCAAAATGGTAGAACGCGGCAAGATGACCCCAGCAAAAATGGGTGAAACCTTAAGCCGTATCCGTCCTACTTTGAACTACGGTGATTTTGCTGAGACTGATATCGTTATCGAAGCGGTTGTAGAAAATCCAAACGTGAAGCGTGCGGTACTTAAAGAAGTAGAAGGTCTAGTAAAAGACGACTGTATCCTAGCGTCAAATACCTCGACTATCTCTATTACGTTCCTAGCAGAAGCGCTTGAGCGTCCAGAAAACTTCGTCGGTATGCATTTCTTCAACCCAGTACATCGTATGCCATTGGTAGAAGTTATCCGCGGTGAGAAATCATCTGAAGAAGCCATCGCGACTACTGTTGCACTTGCTTCTAAAATGGGTAAAGTGCCAGTAGTAGTTAACGACTGCCCAGGTTTCCTCGTAAACCGTGTATTGTTCCCATACTTTGGCGCGTTTGACTTGCTACTTAAGCAAGGTGCTGATTTTGCTCATGTCGATAAAGTGATGGAAAAATTCGGCTGGCCAATGGGCCCTGCATATCTAATCGACGTGGTCGGTCTAGATACAGGTGTACATGGCGCAGCAGTGATGGCTGATGGTTTTCCTGATCGCATGAAGCCTGATTATAAAGGTGCTATCCAGCATCTATATGACAATGAGCGTCTAGGTCAGAAAAACGGTATCGGTTTCTATAAATACGAAATGGACAAGCGCGGCAAGCCAAAAAAAGTTGCTGATGAAGCCACTTACGAGTTGCTAAAAGCCACGACTGACAGCGAAAAGCAAACGTTTGACGATCAAGCAATCATTGATCGCACTATGATTGCCTTCTGCAACGAAACGGTTCGCTGCCTAGAAGACAACATCGTAAGCACACCAAGCGAGGCCGACATGGCGATGATTATGGGCGTAGGTTTCCCTCCATTCCGTGGTGGTCCTTGCCGTTATGTCGACCAAATGGGTCTAGATAACTACTTGGCACTATGTGAAAAATACGCACATCTTGGTAAAGCTTATGAAGCGCCACAAAAGATTCGCGACATGGCAGCCGCAGGCGAGACTTTTTACGCAACAGCGTAA
- a CDS encoding polyprenyl synthetase family protein: MTVSLTSSTTSTGFIPFDFVSFQSTEQFHGAVREQLAQDIEVLFDYAKLPSPLVDACRYVMKGQGKLVRPLMVASAFASINSSNNERTDEHNYDIDTLDTDLDALLENDSDYDMSRRAALAVELLHTYSLVHDDLPCMDDDELRRGQPTAHIAFDEATALLAGDVLQTLAFEVLTAEMPTFAPFDATIASQLMAIFAPRARRMVSGQMLDLNAEASANIAQDDLEAIHRDKTGALIEAAMLMGGVCAGATAPQRMALQECAQYIGLAFQVQDDVLDVTMTTDTLGKPAGSDEKLDKSTYVKLMGVDEATSYAQSLFNDGRAAISHELHSRELSDNEDNIGTDNDALLALIEWLWSRKK, encoded by the coding sequence ATGACTGTTTCCCTTACTTCTAGCACTACCTCTACTGGCTTTATCCCTTTTGACTTTGTCTCTTTTCAAAGCACTGAACAATTTCATGGTGCTGTGCGCGAGCAATTGGCGCAAGATATTGAGGTGTTGTTTGATTATGCCAAGCTCCCTAGCCCGCTGGTAGATGCTTGCCGCTATGTGATGAAGGGTCAAGGCAAACTGGTACGTCCACTGATGGTTGCCAGCGCTTTTGCCAGTATTAATAGCAGTAATAATGAACGTACAGATGAACATAATTATGATATCGACACTCTCGATACTGATCTGGACGCGCTACTAGAAAACGACTCAGACTATGATATGTCGCGCCGTGCTGCATTGGCCGTAGAGCTACTACATACCTACTCACTGGTACATGACGACCTGCCGTGTATGGACGATGATGAGCTTCGCCGTGGTCAGCCGACTGCGCATATAGCCTTTGATGAAGCGACGGCTCTGCTGGCAGGAGATGTATTGCAGACACTAGCGTTTGAAGTACTAACTGCAGAGATGCCAACTTTTGCGCCATTCGATGCAACTATCGCAAGTCAGCTCATGGCAATATTTGCTCCGCGCGCCAGACGCATGGTGTCGGGTCAAATGCTAGACCTCAATGCCGAAGCCAGTGCCAATATCGCGCAGGATGATTTGGAAGCCATCCACCGTGACAAGACAGGGGCGTTGATTGAAGCGGCGATGCTCATGGGCGGCGTCTGTGCTGGTGCAACGGCCCCACAGCGCATGGCATTGCAAGAGTGCGCGCAATATATCGGTCTGGCGTTTCAAGTCCAAGACGATGTGCTAGACGTCACCATGACGACAGATACGCTTGGTAAGCCTGCAGGTAGCGATGAAAAACTAGACAAATCTACCTATGTAAAACTAATGGGTGTCGATGAGGCGACTAGCTATGCGCAATCACTGTTTAATGACGGACGTGCAGCCATTTCTCATGAACTACATAGTCGTGAGCTTAGCGACAATGAAGATAACATTGGCACAGACAATGATGCGCTACTGGCACTGATTGAATGGCTCTGGTCACGTAAAAAATAG
- a CDS encoding DUF72 domain-containing protein, giving the protein MDSSPTPRIYLGTGGYSDTDLLGTLYPTGTKKTDFLREYAKQYGAVEINSTFYAPIGQKAFAGMVDKAYVQAESELKFAVKLHQDFTHARKGTAEHAQAFLNALSPLIEANALAPLLLQFPHGFDRTREHRLYLANLVSWFRDYPLAIEFRHNGWHTPQVVDSFQQQGLIWCSVDYPKVGGLPPSRLIFTERTGYLRMHGNNLNWWDAMSAADRHDYRYSEAEMQDWAQAIANQRQHFDTFYIFFQNTVNAHAYYNIAMLREALNKFGFEVL; this is encoded by the coding sequence ATGGACAGTTCCCCTACCCCGCGCATTTACCTCGGCACTGGTGGCTATAGCGATACCGATTTGCTCGGTACACTGTATCCCACCGGCACCAAAAAAACCGACTTCTTACGTGAATATGCCAAGCAATATGGCGCAGTCGAAATCAACAGTACCTTTTATGCGCCCATCGGACAAAAAGCCTTTGCTGGGATGGTTGATAAAGCTTATGTACAAGCTGAAAGCGAGTTAAAATTTGCTGTAAAACTGCATCAAGACTTTACTCATGCACGTAAAGGCACTGCCGAACACGCACAGGCATTTCTAAACGCTTTATCTCCACTTATCGAAGCAAATGCTTTGGCACCTTTATTGCTTCAGTTCCCACATGGCTTTGATCGTACTCGTGAGCATCGACTATATCTGGCTAATCTCGTTAGCTGGTTTCGAGACTATCCGCTCGCCATTGAATTTCGTCATAACGGCTGGCACACGCCGCAAGTGGTCGATAGTTTCCAGCAGCAAGGTTTAATTTGGTGTAGCGTTGATTATCCCAAGGTAGGCGGGTTACCACCATCGCGATTGATATTTACTGAGCGCACTGGCTATCTGCGTATGCACGGCAATAACCTAAACTGGTGGGATGCGATGAGTGCGGCTGATCGTCATGACTATCGTTATAGCGAAGCTGAGATGCAGGACTGGGCGCAAGCAATCGCCAATCAACGTCAGCATTTTGATACGTTCTATATTTTCTTTCAAAATACCGTCAATGCACATGCCTATTATAATATTGCGATGCTGCGAGAGGCGTTGAATAAGTTTGGGTTTGAGGTTTTGTGA
- a CDS encoding HNH endonuclease: MYAIITENDESAWADETGILYHFPKRYLRYLEPGTHVIYYKGGLKNKSFSKDRLSDAPHYFAIAKIGKTYPDKESNKNDFFATITDFIPFEEAVLAKDDSNYLEIIPDSRKSNYWRDGVRAIDEETYHLIISRVTPKKVSEQKKAYISDETVGKFQDSLESFSEGKKSKRYVTTYERNPKYRKQAIAIHGNSCAACGFNFGSFYGEYAEGFIHVHHIVPVSEFETPKHIDPETDLTPLCANCHSVVHRKKDKTLSILEIRNLIADNSI; this comes from the coding sequence GTGTACGCAATAATAACTGAAAATGATGAATCTGCTTGGGCTGATGAAACTGGCATCCTTTACCACTTTCCTAAAAGATATTTAAGATATCTAGAACCAGGCACTCATGTTATTTACTACAAGGGAGGTCTTAAAAATAAATCTTTCTCGAAAGATAGACTATCTGATGCTCCTCACTATTTCGCTATCGCTAAAATCGGTAAGACCTACCCAGACAAAGAAAGTAATAAAAATGACTTTTTTGCTACCATTACTGACTTTATACCCTTTGAAGAAGCAGTTTTAGCAAAAGATGATTCAAATTATCTAGAGATAATTCCTGATTCGAGAAAATCTAACTATTGGCGCGATGGAGTAAGAGCTATCGATGAAGAAACTTACCATCTTATTATCTCTAGAGTCACTCCTAAGAAAGTTTCAGAGCAAAAGAAGGCTTATATTTCAGATGAAACTGTAGGAAAATTTCAGGATTCACTTGAATCTTTCAGTGAAGGCAAAAAATCAAAACGCTATGTAACTACATATGAAAGAAATCCTAAATACAGAAAACAAGCGATTGCTATTCACGGTAACTCTTGTGCTGCTTGCGGATTTAACTTTGGAAGTTTCTATGGAGAATATGCTGAAGGGTTTATTCATGTCCATCATATAGTTCCTGTATCGGAATTTGAAACACCCAAACACATAGATCCCGAAACCGATTTAACTCCTCTATGTGCGAATTGCCACTCTGTCGTTCATAGAAAAAAAGACAAGACATTATCAATTCTTGAAATAAGAAATCTAATAGCTGATAACTCCATTTAA
- a CDS encoding SDR family oxidoreductase gives MTTLKNKVAIVTGSSKGIGAQIALSLAESGAKTVINYANDDAAANDIVSQIKSAGGEAIAVQADVSNAKQVEAMFDATISAFGKPDILVNSAGIMINKPIAETTDEDFDRIFAINVKGTFNTLREAATKLNDGGRVVNLSSTTTRMLLPSYGTYCATKGAVDQLTRIFAKEVGERNITVNAVSPGPTDTELFHQGKSNDTVDRLASMSPFNRIGEPVDIARVVAFLVSEEAAWVTGQNIGANGGIA, from the coding sequence ATGACAACACTAAAAAATAAAGTCGCGATTGTAACCGGTTCATCAAAAGGTATCGGCGCGCAAATAGCCTTATCACTTGCAGAATCAGGGGCTAAAACCGTCATTAATTATGCAAATGATGATGCCGCAGCGAATGATATTGTAAGTCAGATTAAATCAGCAGGTGGTGAAGCTATCGCTGTGCAAGCCGATGTCAGTAATGCCAAACAAGTCGAAGCAATGTTTGATGCCACTATCAGCGCGTTTGGTAAGCCAGACATTCTGGTTAATAGCGCAGGTATAATGATTAATAAACCTATTGCCGAGACCACCGATGAAGACTTTGACCGTATATTTGCTATCAATGTAAAAGGCACGTTCAATACATTGCGTGAAGCTGCGACTAAACTCAATGACGGTGGCCGTGTCGTAAATCTCTCAAGTACGACCACTCGTATGCTGCTACCTAGTTACGGCACCTACTGTGCGACCAAAGGCGCGGTCGATCAGCTGACCCGTATATTTGCCAAAGAAGTCGGCGAGCGTAACATCACGGTCAATGCAGTATCTCCCGGCCCTACTGATACCGAGCTATTTCATCAAGGTAAATCGAATGACACGGTAGATAGACTTGCTAGTATGTCACCGTTTAATCGTATCGGTGAACCAGTCGATATCGCCCGTGTGGTAGCATTTTTGGTCAGTGAAGAAGCAGCTTGGGTTACTGGACAAAATATCGGCGCAAACGGTGGTATCGCCTAA
- a CDS encoding superoxide dismutase encodes MSNITLPDLPYAKDALEPHISAETLEYHHDKHHAAYVNKLKDMLPGSGLEDKTLPEIITATAKDDSKQGMFNQAAQVWNHTFYWNCMTPTNGGGEPTGDLKAKIEEDFGSYDKFREEFKNAALTQFGSGWAWLVADKVGGKLSIAKTANADTPLAHDQVAVLTCDVWEHAYYVDYRNRRPDYVDTFLDKLVNWDYANAKYKGQDAGVEE; translated from the coding sequence ATGTCAAACATTACTTTACCAGACCTACCATATGCAAAAGACGCGCTAGAGCCACATATCAGTGCAGAAACGCTAGAGTATCATCATGACAAGCATCATGCTGCTTATGTAAACAAGCTAAAAGACATGTTGCCAGGTTCTGGTCTAGAAGACAAAACATTGCCAGAAATCATCACAGCCACTGCTAAAGATGACAGCAAGCAAGGTATGTTCAACCAAGCAGCCCAAGTATGGAACCACACGTTCTACTGGAACTGCATGACGCCAACGAACGGCGGCGGCGAACCAACAGGTGACCTAAAAGCAAAAATCGAAGAAGATTTCGGTAGTTATGACAAGTTCCGTGAAGAGTTCAAAAATGCAGCATTGACTCAGTTTGGTTCTGGTTGGGCATGGCTAGTCGCTGACAAAGTCGGTGGCAAACTATCAATCGCCAAAACGGCTAACGCTGACACCCCACTTGCACATGACCAAGTAGCGGTATTGACTTGTGATGTATGGGAACACGCGTACTATGTAGACTACCGTAATCGTCGCCCTGACTATGTTGACACGTTCTTAGACAAGCTAGTGAACTGGGACTACGCAAACGCAAAATATAAAGGTCAAGATGCTGGCGTTGAAGAGTAA
- the rdgB gene encoding RdgB/HAM1 family non-canonical purine NTP pyrophosphatase, with protein MSTTDTSLTATHPTSSNQWVLASNNKGKLAEFKRLFAEANLDVTIVPQGQLDIEDAIEDGLSFVENAIIKARHASRISGLPAIADDSGLCVPALGNAPGIYSARYAGEHGNDSKNNAKLITDLQPIRAASPDAPIKGMFVCVLAMVRHADDPLPIVAQGLWHGEILDTLHGDGGFGYDPLFWLPDLQASAASLSAADKNSISHRGQAIQQLLAQLPL; from the coding sequence ATGAGCACTACTGATACCTCGTTAACTGCTACCCATCCGACATCTAGCAACCAATGGGTACTGGCCAGTAACAATAAAGGCAAATTGGCTGAGTTTAAACGGCTATTTGCCGAAGCGAATTTGGACGTGACGATTGTCCCGCAAGGTCAGCTCGATATCGAAGACGCCATCGAGGATGGTCTAAGCTTTGTGGAAAACGCCATTATCAAAGCCCGTCATGCGAGCCGTATCAGTGGACTGCCTGCTATCGCTGATGATTCAGGACTGTGCGTGCCTGCACTAGGTAATGCGCCAGGTATCTACTCTGCTCGCTACGCTGGTGAGCACGGCAACGATAGTAAAAATAACGCCAAGCTCATCACCGACTTGCAACCTATCCGCGCAGCGAGTCCAGATGCTCCGATCAAAGGTATGTTCGTTTGCGTACTGGCAATGGTGCGTCATGCTGATGATCCGCTACCGATTGTCGCCCAAGGATTATGGCATGGCGAAATCTTGGATACGCTACATGGTGACGGCGGTTTTGGCTATGATCCATTGTTTTGGTTACCTGACTTGCAAGCCAGTGCGGCTAGTCTAAGCGCTGCTGATAAAAACAGCATCAGCCATCGTGGTCAGGCAATCCAGCAGCTATTGGCGCAGCTACCTTTATAA
- the tig gene encoding trigger factor, with product MATDLQVTTNKLSNKETQLTVKVPVEKIQNKVEGRIRQVAKTAKIDGFRKGNVPMSHIRSQYGAGIQQEVINDVIRDTVFEAIKSEDIRAVGMPNIDDVKLEDDFLVYQATVEIFPEVDVQGIDEIEVERHTAQVSEEDVDTMIENLQKQREEFVEKKGMAAKDNQVTFDFEGSIDGEKFEGGSAEDFKLVIGSNQMIPGFEAGIKGMKAGEEKTIDVTFPEDYQAENLAGKEAQFKINVKLVEKSKLPEINEEFLELFGVKEGGVEKLKEDVRKNMEREIKNAARSQVKQATFDALLEKNEFDVPNAMLEQEIERQRNMMMQRFSQQFGANADSFDKDMLPNELFEEQALRAARLGIIVARVIDTKGLEVDQERVETFIKEAAENYEDPAEVIEYYTNDKQQRANIESVVLEDQVVDYLIAQGKVTDKEVSYQDLLAAQQQQQQAM from the coding sequence ATGGCTACAGATTTACAAGTCACAACCAACAAGCTATCTAATAAAGAAACCCAGCTAACGGTTAAAGTGCCCGTTGAAAAAATTCAAAACAAAGTTGAAGGCCGTATTCGCCAAGTTGCGAAAACTGCCAAGATTGACGGTTTCCGTAAAGGTAACGTCCCTATGTCACACATCCGCTCTCAGTACGGTGCTGGCATTCAACAAGAAGTTATCAACGATGTGATCCGTGATACTGTGTTTGAAGCGATCAAATCTGAAGACATCCGCGCTGTTGGCATGCCTAACATCGACGACGTAAAACTTGAAGACGATTTCTTGGTATATCAAGCCACTGTTGAAATCTTCCCAGAAGTTGACGTGCAAGGTATCGATGAGATCGAAGTTGAGCGTCACACTGCACAAGTGAGTGAAGAAGACGTTGACACTATGATCGAAAACCTACAAAAACAACGTGAAGAATTCGTTGAGAAAAAGGGCATGGCTGCAAAAGACAACCAAGTGACTTTTGACTTTGAAGGCTCTATCGACGGCGAAAAATTCGAAGGCGGCTCTGCTGAAGACTTTAAACTAGTTATCGGTAGCAACCAAATGATTCCAGGTTTTGAAGCTGGTATCAAAGGCATGAAAGCTGGCGAAGAAAAAACTATCGACGTGACTTTCCCAGAAGATTACCAAGCTGAGAACCTAGCTGGTAAAGAAGCTCAGTTTAAAATCAACGTAAAATTGGTTGAAAAATCTAAGCTACCTGAAATCAACGAAGAGTTCCTTGAGCTATTCGGCGTAAAAGAAGGCGGCGTTGAGAAGTTGAAAGAAGACGTACGCAAAAACATGGAACGCGAAATCAAAAATGCTGCGCGTAGCCAAGTTAAGCAAGCAACTTTTGACGCATTGCTAGAAAAGAATGAGTTTGATGTACCAAACGCGATGCTAGAGCAAGAAATCGAGCGTCAACGCAACATGATGATGCAACGTTTTTCTCAGCAGTTCGGCGCGAATGCTGATAGCTTCGATAAAGACATGCTGCCAAATGAGCTATTTGAAGAGCAAGCGCTACGTGCTGCCCGTCTTGGCATCATCGTTGCCCGTGTTATCGATACTAAAGGCTTAGAAGTAGATCAAGAGCGTGTTGAAACCTTCATCAAAGAAGCCGCTGAAAACTACGAAGATCCAGCAGAAGTTATCGAGTACTACACCAATGACAAGCAGCAGCGCGCTAACATTGAGTCTGTTGTACTAGAAGACCAAGTAGTAGATTACTTGATCGCTCAAGGTAAAGTAACTGACAAAGAAGTTAGCTACCAAGACTTGCTAGCGGCTCAGCAACAACAGCAGCAAGCAATGTAA
- a CDS encoding HupE/UreJ family protein — protein sequence MTQCTKGLHTESSRFSQVLSARHIMSGSAVMMTSLILPSLAQAHSGHIHSTTAQAPSFLGTLQAGLMHPVTGLDHLFLAVGMGMLFYGLQKQRLGMMSLTAGLSLGAVLGTIGVLIGGVGFAASSGLIEFAISLSVVVLAMILMSQKSRQEAFSAQTHTARTPSIQQLSLFGFGGLAVFHGMAHAMEVPANVGVSGQLGFYAGMMVTMLALYAVGTLISQQLQQRFSDSLWLQRGLVLLGLSAVFAPVLV from the coding sequence ATGACACAGTGTACAAAAGGTCTTCACACCGAAAGCTCTCGCTTTTCACAAGTGCTCTCAGCTCGTCATATCATGTCTGGTTCGGCTGTGATGATGACCTCACTAATACTACCATCATTGGCGCAAGCACATTCAGGGCATATTCATTCGACTACCGCGCAAGCGCCATCGTTTTTGGGTACGTTGCAAGCAGGTCTGATGCATCCAGTGACTGGCCTTGATCATTTGTTTTTGGCAGTGGGTATGGGCATGCTGTTTTATGGGCTACAAAAGCAGCGCTTAGGCATGATGTCATTGACGGCAGGGTTATCGTTAGGTGCAGTATTGGGCACTATTGGTGTGCTGATTGGCGGTGTTGGGTTTGCTGCATCATCTGGATTGATTGAGTTTGCCATATCGCTATCAGTGGTCGTATTGGCTATGATCTTAATGAGCCAAAAAAGCAGACAAGAAGCATTCTCTGCTCAGACCCATACAGCACGCACGCCAAGTATTCAGCAGCTGTCATTGTTTGGTTTTGGTGGTTTGGCAGTGTTTCATGGCATGGCACACGCGATGGAAGTACCAGCGAATGTCGGTGTGAGCGGTCAGCTAGGATTTTATGCAGGAATGATGGTCACGATGCTAGCGCTATATGCAGTTGGTACGCTGATTAGTCAGCAGTTGCAGCAACGCTTTAGCGATAGCTTGTGGTTACAGCGTGGGCTAGTGCTGCTAGGATTAAGCGCCGTATTTGCGCCTGTTTTGGTGTAA
- the ureG gene encoding urease accessory protein UreG: MSLTPLKPQNSHTALDVQTDSESQKPSSTLSCLRLGIGGPVGSGKTALTLRLCQNLRDTVNMAVVTNDIYTKEDSEFLTRNDAMPAERIRGVETGGCPHTAIREDASINLTAIAELQATFEGLELIIIESGGDNLAATFSPELSDLTLYVIDVSAGDKIPRKGGPGITKSDLLIINKTDLAPMVGASLEVMERDAKKMRGDKPFVFSNMKTGDGLNEIIAFIKEHGMLA; encoded by the coding sequence ATGTCTCTAACTCCGCTTAAACCACAAAACTCTCACACTGCATTAGACGTACAGACTGATAGCGAGAGCCAGAAACCGTCTTCTACTTTATCGTGCTTACGCCTTGGTATTGGTGGGCCAGTTGGTAGTGGTAAGACTGCTTTGACTTTAAGGCTATGCCAAAACCTGCGCGATACGGTCAATATGGCTGTGGTGACCAATGACATCTATACCAAAGAAGATTCAGAGTTTTTAACCCGCAATGATGCTATGCCCGCTGAGCGTATCCGCGGTGTAGAGACGGGCGGCTGTCCGCATACGGCTATCCGCGAAGATGCTTCTATTAATCTGACTGCAATTGCTGAGCTACAAGCAACTTTTGAAGGGTTGGAGTTGATTATCATTGAGTCAGGTGGCGACAATCTAGCCGCGACATTTAGCCCAGAGCTGTCTGATTTGACCTTGTACGTCATTGATGTCTCTGCAGGCGATAAGATACCTCGTAAAGGTGGCCCTGGCATCACCAAGTCTGATTTGTTGATTATCAATAAAACTGACCTTGCACCAATGGTTGGTGCTTCGCTGGAAGTGATGGAACGCGATGCCAAAAAAATGCGTGGCGACAAACCTTTTGTCTTTAGCAATATGAAAACAGGCGATGGGTTAAATGAGATTATCGCCTTTATTAAAGAACATGGCATGCTTGCCTAA